Proteins found in one Kangiella sediminilitoris genomic segment:
- a CDS encoding cation diffusion facilitator family transporter: MDKKSQRDKAVERVIIIEGLANLVVLIAKFFVGIMTGSLAIIGDAIHSLTDVINNIVAWMVMRVSSAPPDREHPYGHRKFETLAVFFLASLLIVLAFELAMHAVNKESTVIVSSGWGLAIMLGILVVNIALATWERKKAKELNSDILLADASHTFADVMTTIAIIVGWQLSAMGYYWLDRVAALAVSGFIFYLAYTLFKRALPVLTDKYALDPETLSSAVIEVNGVLKVSKVRSRWIGDEKLVDLVIAVAPQLSTEESHQITNNIETMLADKFDVSDISIHVEPYRPM; this comes from the coding sequence ATGGATAAAAAATCTCAAAGGGACAAAGCTGTAGAGCGGGTTATCATCATCGAAGGTTTGGCAAACCTTGTGGTTCTTATTGCTAAATTTTTCGTCGGCATAATGACCGGCTCCCTGGCCATTATCGGTGACGCCATCCACTCTCTGACAGATGTAATCAATAATATCGTTGCATGGATGGTTATGCGGGTATCTAGTGCTCCACCAGATAGAGAACACCCCTATGGGCACAGAAAGTTTGAAACTCTGGCAGTATTTTTTCTCGCTTCATTGCTGATTGTTTTAGCATTTGAGCTAGCAATGCACGCGGTTAATAAAGAAAGTACCGTGATAGTTAGCTCGGGTTGGGGTTTAGCTATTATGCTGGGAATCTTAGTTGTTAATATTGCTCTCGCCACCTGGGAGCGGAAAAAAGCTAAGGAACTTAATTCTGATATTCTTCTTGCTGATGCCAGTCATACATTCGCGGATGTTATGACAACCATTGCTATCATTGTGGGTTGGCAGCTATCAGCGATGGGCTATTACTGGTTAGATAGAGTCGCTGCTTTAGCAGTATCTGGCTTTATTTTTTATCTTGCCTACACATTATTCAAAAGGGCACTACCAGTGCTTACAGATAAATACGCACTGGATCCTGAGACGCTATCAAGTGCAGTGATTGAGGTGAATGGAGTTCTGAAGGTGAGTAAAGTGCGTTCTCGCTGGATTGGCGATGAGAAGTTAGTCGACCTAGTGATAGCCGTGGCTCCACAGCTATCAACTGAAGAGTCTCATCAAATAACAAATAATATAGAAACAATGTTAGCCGATAAGTTTGATGTGTCTGATATATCCATTCACGTTGAACCTTATCGGCCTATGTAA
- a CDS encoding Maf family protein, protein MTNLRNFTNIVLASSSPYRKELLSRVVESFSCESPNIDETPFPDEEPVEHVARLAEQKALAVSLNHPDSIIIGSDQVCVLDGKILGKPYTEEKAIQQLMGCSGKTVTFYTSLCVMESEKEDKDLSVVLTEVKFRDLTHEEIKRYVQREKPLDCAGSFKCEGLGIALFESLSSKDPTALIGLPLITLSESLRKLGIRVI, encoded by the coding sequence ATGACAAATCTTAGAAACTTTACCAATATCGTTCTCGCCTCCTCCTCTCCATATCGTAAGGAGTTGCTCAGCAGAGTTGTAGAAAGCTTCAGCTGCGAGTCGCCGAATATAGATGAAACGCCCTTCCCAGATGAAGAGCCAGTGGAGCATGTAGCGCGTCTGGCGGAGCAAAAGGCCTTAGCTGTATCGCTAAACCACCCTGACAGCATTATTATTGGTTCTGATCAGGTTTGCGTGCTCGATGGCAAAATTCTGGGTAAGCCGTACACCGAAGAGAAAGCCATTCAACAACTAATGGGCTGTAGTGGTAAAACAGTTACTTTTTATACTTCACTCTGCGTAATGGAGTCAGAAAAAGAAGACAAGGATCTCAGCGTAGTACTGACAGAGGTTAAATTCAGAGACTTAACTCATGAAGAAATAAAGCGATATGTTCAGCGTGAGAAGCCTCTTGACTGTGCCGGTTCATTTAAGTGCGAAGGTCTGGGCATCGCTCTATTTGAGTCTTTGTCCTCCAAAGATCCCACAGCCCTAATTGGCTTACCACTCATTACGTTAAGCGAGAGCTTACGAAAACTTGGCATCCGGGTAATCTAA
- a CDS encoding YceD family protein codes for MSSRRLPASIDPYKFADQEKEINATLDLEYLDRFRKELASDKGEIVCSIKGDRVEDTRITLLELSLKGKVSLVCQGCLEPFDYELNHDVIIYPVYSEEQMDRVPDDGDPVLVDDDGLHLKSVVEDELILSLPAVPLYGECEQMEAYESGELPEETIEQAGKDNPFNALKDLKFD; via the coding sequence ATGTCAAGTCGCAGGTTACCGGCGTCAATTGATCCATATAAATTTGCGGATCAAGAGAAAGAGATAAACGCCACACTCGATCTGGAATACTTAGACAGATTTCGTAAGGAACTAGCTTCCGATAAAGGCGAAATTGTCTGCAGTATCAAAGGAGATAGAGTTGAAGACACTCGAATCACTTTGCTTGAGCTTAGTCTCAAAGGCAAGGTATCTCTCGTTTGTCAGGGCTGTTTAGAGCCTTTTGATTACGAGTTGAACCACGACGTGATTATTTATCCCGTCTACTCAGAAGAGCAGATGGATAGGGTACCCGATGATGGTGACCCGGTTTTAGTCGATGACGATGGCTTACATTTGAAGTCGGTAGTCGAAGATGAATTGATTTTATCGCTGCCTGCAGTACCTCTTTATGGGGAATGCGAGCAGATGGAAGCCTACGAATCCGGAGAGCTTCCAGAAGAAACGATTGAGCAGGCGGGAAAAGATAACCCTTTTAACGCACTGAAAGATTTAAAGTTTGATTAA
- the rpmF gene encoding 50S ribosomal protein L32, whose translation MAVQQNRKTRSKRGMRRSHDSLTAPTLSVENETGEVHRRHHVTKDGFYKGRKVV comes from the coding sequence ATGGCTGTACAACAGAATCGCAAAACTCGCTCTAAGCGTGGTATGCGTCGTTCGCACGACTCTTTAACAGCACCAACGTTGTCAGTAGAGAACGAAACTGGTGAAGTTCATCGTCGTCACCACGTGACTAAAGACGGTTTCTACAAAGGTCGTAAAGTAGTTTAA
- the plsX gene encoding phosphate acyltransferase PlsX, which translates to MTKTLAIDCMGGDYGPSVIIPAAISALQQHSDLHVYLVGPQQEIQSHIKNTRPYTDRLHIEPASEVIGMSEKPSAALRRKPDSSMRKSLELVRDGKADACVSSGNTGALMALATVLIGTLPGIERPAITAELPNRKGSVTNMLDLGANIDASAEQLTSFAVMGHVLSELADGINNPRVALLNIGEEAIKGRDSIKLAGDMLSNQSQIDYVGYIEANEIFDGNVDVIVCDGFTGNNVLKACEGITRFLYNQLKTEFTSGLWSRAVSALVWPLLKRFHRRINPDQYNGASLLGLREIVIKSHGSADSNATLFAINKAITEIERQVPQAIQDRVAQLLLSADNED; encoded by the coding sequence GTGACAAAAACGTTAGCGATTGATTGCATGGGGGGCGATTATGGCCCCTCTGTTATTATTCCCGCAGCAATTTCTGCGCTGCAACAACACTCTGATCTTCACGTTTATCTTGTTGGCCCTCAGCAGGAAATACAATCCCACATAAAAAATACTCGGCCTTATACTGACCGTCTGCATATTGAACCTGCGTCAGAAGTCATTGGTATGTCTGAAAAGCCATCAGCAGCCTTACGTCGTAAGCCAGATTCTTCTATGCGCAAAAGCTTGGAGCTGGTTCGTGACGGAAAAGCAGACGCCTGCGTTAGCTCCGGTAATACTGGTGCTTTAATGGCCTTGGCAACGGTCCTTATCGGAACTTTGCCTGGAATTGAACGCCCAGCAATTACGGCTGAGTTACCAAACCGCAAAGGTTCAGTCACTAACATGCTGGATCTTGGTGCTAATATTGATGCCAGTGCTGAACAATTGACCAGTTTTGCTGTAATGGGGCACGTATTGAGTGAACTGGCTGATGGCATCAATAACCCAAGAGTTGCACTACTTAATATTGGTGAAGAGGCTATTAAAGGCCGTGACAGTATAAAATTGGCTGGGGATATGCTTTCAAATCAGTCGCAAATTGATTATGTTGGGTATATTGAAGCGAATGAAATTTTCGATGGCAACGTTGATGTTATCGTTTGTGATGGCTTCACAGGAAACAATGTATTGAAAGCCTGTGAAGGAATTACACGGTTTTTGTATAACCAGTTAAAAACTGAGTTTACCAGCGGTCTATGGAGTCGTGCAGTATCAGCACTAGTCTGGCCGCTACTGAAGCGTTTTCATCGTCGCATCAACCCCGACCAGTATAATGGAGCAAGTCTGTTAGGATTACGCGAAATAGTTATTAAAAGTCATGGTTCAGCAGATAGCAATGCAACTTTATTTGCTATTAACAAGGCGATTACAGAAATAGAGCGACAGGTGCCTCAAGCTATTCAAGACAGGGTTGCTCAATTATTACTAAGTGCAGATAATGAAGACTAG
- a CDS encoding beta-ketoacyl-ACP synthase III yields MKHSRILGMGSYLPEKVLTNADLEKIVETSDQWITERTGIKTRHIAADDQSASDLGVEAAKKAIEDAGIDAKDIDMIIVGTATPDKMFPSSACYIGDKLGIGGVPAFDITTACPGFVYGLSIADQFIKTGHRKNVLVVGTEVLSRLVNWEDRTTCVIFGDGAGAAVVTSSEEPGILSTHIHADGGYGDLLYCNNGLRGQLGDFPEPQIVMRGNEVFKVAVKTLSSIVDETLEANNMSKDDIDWLIPHQANIRIIQATAKKLGAGLDKVVVTVDKHGNTSSASIPLAMCEAIADGRIKRGDVCLLESFGGGFTWGSALIKY; encoded by the coding sequence GTGAAACATTCTCGAATTCTTGGCATGGGAAGTTATTTACCAGAAAAGGTATTAACCAACGCCGATCTGGAGAAAATAGTAGAAACGTCAGATCAATGGATTACTGAGCGTACCGGTATTAAAACTCGCCACATTGCTGCAGATGACCAGTCGGCTTCTGATTTAGGCGTAGAAGCTGCGAAAAAGGCTATTGAAGATGCGGGTATTGATGCTAAAGACATTGATATGATTATTGTAGGTACTGCAACTCCCGATAAAATGTTTCCAAGTTCTGCTTGTTATATCGGCGATAAGCTGGGTATTGGTGGCGTTCCCGCGTTTGATATTACAACGGCCTGTCCTGGTTTCGTTTATGGTTTGAGTATTGCGGATCAGTTTATTAAAACAGGCCACCGTAAAAATGTATTGGTTGTTGGTACAGAGGTTTTATCGCGACTGGTTAACTGGGAAGATCGCACCACTTGCGTTATTTTCGGTGATGGGGCAGGTGCCGCTGTTGTAACTTCCAGCGAAGAGCCAGGTATTCTTTCGACTCATATCCATGCCGACGGTGGTTATGGTGATTTGTTGTATTGTAATAATGGTCTGCGTGGTCAATTAGGTGATTTCCCAGAGCCTCAGATTGTTATGCGTGGCAATGAAGTCTTCAAGGTTGCTGTCAAAACATTAAGCAGCATTGTCGATGAGACTTTGGAAGCCAATAACATGAGTAAAGATGATATTGATTGGCTTATTCCACACCAGGCTAATATCCGCATCATTCAGGCCACTGCTAAGAAATTAGGTGCCGGTTTGGATAAAGTCGTTGTGACTGTGGATAAGCATGGTAACACTTCGAGCGCTTCAATTCCGTTGGCGATGTGTGAAGCTATTGCAGATGGTCGAATTAAGCGTGGCGATGTGTGTCTGCTTGAGAGTTTTGGAGGCGGATTTACATGGGGGTCCGCTTTGATAAAGTACTAA
- the fabD gene encoding ACP S-malonyltransferase yields the protein MSKTAFVFPGQGSQALGMLADVAASTPLIELTFAEASEGLGYNLWDLVQNDEEKLNQTQYTQPALLTASIALWRLWQEKGGAKPAFLAGHSLGEYSALVAAGVLSLRDAASLVQARGEFMQSAVPAGTGKMAAIIGLDDDKVREACTYSADGDVVEAVNYNSPGQVVIAGSAEAVERAMEACKEAGAKRALPLPVSVPSHCALMKPAADKLAEKLKAINFNKPDIPVINNVDVSAEATAEAIKDALIRQLYNPVRWTETVQRLKEEGVETLYECGPGNVLCGLAKRIDRSLAGKPLGTLDKFEAAIAE from the coding sequence ATGAGTAAAACAGCATTTGTATTTCCTGGTCAGGGTTCGCAAGCACTTGGCATGTTGGCGGATGTTGCCGCTTCAACACCGCTCATTGAGCTAACTTTTGCTGAAGCTAGCGAGGGTTTGGGTTATAACCTTTGGGATCTGGTTCAGAATGATGAAGAAAAGCTAAACCAAACTCAGTACACCCAGCCTGCGTTATTAACAGCCAGTATTGCTCTATGGCGTTTGTGGCAAGAGAAAGGCGGCGCAAAGCCTGCTTTTTTAGCTGGCCATAGTTTGGGTGAATACAGCGCTCTTGTTGCTGCTGGTGTCCTATCCCTGAGAGATGCAGCATCTTTAGTTCAAGCTCGTGGTGAATTTATGCAATCTGCTGTACCTGCAGGTACCGGCAAAATGGCTGCTATTATTGGTCTTGATGATGACAAGGTTCGTGAAGCCTGCACTTATAGTGCTGATGGTGATGTTGTCGAAGCTGTGAACTACAATTCTCCGGGGCAGGTTGTTATTGCGGGTAGTGCTGAAGCCGTAGAGCGAGCCATGGAGGCCTGTAAAGAAGCCGGCGCTAAACGTGCATTGCCTCTGCCAGTAAGCGTTCCCTCGCACTGTGCCCTGATGAAACCGGCCGCTGATAAGCTGGCTGAAAAACTTAAAGCCATCAACTTTAATAAACCTGACATACCAGTGATTAATAATGTAGACGTATCTGCTGAAGCAACGGCAGAGGCTATTAAAGATGCTCTGATACGTCAGTTGTATAATCCAGTACGTTGGACTGAGACCGTACAAAGACTTAAGGAAGAAGGCGTTGAAACCTTGTATGAGTGTGGTCCGGGTAATGTTTTATGCGGCTTGGCCAAGCGTATTGATCGAAGCTTGGCAGGCAAGCCATTAGGTACATTGGATAAATTCGAAGCTGCTATAGCAGAGTAA
- the fabG gene encoding 3-oxoacyl-ACP reductase FabG, translating into MSIEGKVALVTGASRGIGQAIAHNLSQSGAVVYGTATSENGAEKITENFKAAGLNGKGLCLNVTDADSIKSVLDTIKDEQGRTPDILVNNAGITRDNLLMRMKDDEWDSILETNLTSIFRLSKACLRGMMKAKWGRIVTIGSVVGTMGNAGQANYSAAKAGLIGFSKSLAREVGSRGITVNVVAPGFIDTDMTKALNDEQRQAMFDQIPMARLGHPEEIANAVGFLTSDQAGYITGETINVNGGMHMI; encoded by the coding sequence ATGAGTATTGAAGGAAAAGTTGCCCTGGTTACGGGCGCAAGTCGTGGTATTGGTCAAGCTATCGCTCACAATTTGTCACAGTCTGGTGCAGTAGTTTACGGTACGGCTACCTCTGAAAATGGCGCAGAAAAGATCACAGAAAACTTTAAAGCGGCTGGTTTAAACGGAAAAGGTTTATGCCTGAATGTTACCGATGCTGATAGCATCAAATCGGTACTGGACACCATTAAAGACGAACAGGGGCGTACTCCTGATATCCTGGTCAATAATGCGGGTATTACTCGTGATAATCTTTTAATGCGTATGAAGGACGACGAGTGGGATAGCATCTTAGAAACTAACCTAACTTCTATTTTCCGTCTTTCAAAAGCATGCTTGCGCGGCATGATGAAGGCTAAGTGGGGCCGGATTGTTACCATTGGTTCAGTAGTTGGCACCATGGGTAACGCTGGACAGGCCAACTACTCGGCAGCAAAAGCAGGCCTGATTGGTTTTTCTAAATCTTTAGCCCGTGAAGTTGGTTCTCGTGGCATTACGGTGAATGTGGTTGCTCCAGGATTTATTGATACTGACATGACTAAAGCACTGAATGACGAACAACGTCAGGCAATGTTTGATCAGATTCCAATGGCACGCTTAGGTCACCCTGAAGAAATTGCTAATGCTGTAGGTTTCTTGACGTCTGATCAAGCCGGCTATATTACTGGTGAAACGATCAATGTTAACGGCGGGATGCATATGATCTAA
- the acpP gene encoding acyl carrier protein, with translation MSTIEERVKGIVVEQLGVKEDEVTAEASFVDDLGADSLDTVELVMALEEEFDTEIPDEEAEKINTVQAAIDYIKANVDA, from the coding sequence ATGAGTACTATCGAAGAACGTGTAAAAGGTATCGTTGTTGAACAACTAGGTGTTAAAGAAGACGAAGTAACAGCTGAAGCGTCTTTTGTTGATGATCTAGGTGCTGATTCATTGGATACAGTTGAGCTGGTTATGGCTCTAGAAGAAGAGTTCGACACTGAAATCCCAGACGAAGAAGCTGAAAAAATCAACACTGTTCAAGCAGCGATTGATTACATTAAGGCTAATGTTGACGCGTAA